In Coccidioides posadasii str. Silveira chromosome 4, complete sequence, one genomic interval encodes:
- a CDS encoding uncharacterized protein (EggNog:ENOG410PI5V~COG:S~BUSCO:2586at33183) gives MITPNDPAFRQFTPDPVDHDLPGSTMTPSLDSPGVFTVSSVARSSTVATSIESRQSIQSLQSPKGSFAPHPHSPSSPAFLSSPIRRKPLPPNVAPLTRTAVDHRSSITSSPSAATRTTTRTTITNNTPSSACLQQEQFTLRDLDKYPHGQSPLHTPHGSITAFPTADIPKPRVANVSPFENIHTRIASQPLIPTTHRDLPPQQGKEPKRALTMALHLPSSRPPPLRIDLNSRKMSSGSSDYNKQLPKTPGSKITSFFGWKSAASPGTESNSTEISDSILSPMPSPMIASTQPSAQSSRFPSRDSFGAPSPKMLPSRAHTMPAEHAISSKVADLENELREISCELAGSIRREMDLEDLVERLQTEMSIPDGHRRGSDYFSDSGYGSVKYPLSENGMGKGEEIEKMKRSYEQERAQMKLDLSQKLQEERSRRQVAESHVHILEGQVHQLRREKVDTSNAAARAKELETALEDTRRRLTEERQLKDNFEDLLTAMRVELEQHRNERDQLQSRMQQEIEALRNENSLLSQSRKMITDTQPQQSRFNSIAEEDGEPPMRISGLSRSNSLARIPPSRSGGLSRSGSLSRPSSMIGKERDFRESLVDRVKDVEMQRDALHQTVKSLLERQNYLAKQHQKRVRVLELEIDRIKQSNSPRRPGYEREVITLREEINILRRRADDALEQKWQCEKGLAGLKMDLDRAEQETSSLRALLLEHAVNPADHGLEADDLSDFHATSKSLEDAYRQLQSNRQGRFVSADDSDLEDALVRQVLQQVAMNSALRNRLAQAIGQGEQEQKISAERINEMQAKLKLLEETLILAQQQSEDEMAKHEQEILALNESHNAQLLRAKNGVRSPALLSPLLPTSPFSGPRSPRLQVTTSGPGVALNEAVHVSSLEAKVKELEKALRDADKEMEQVVGRMNKAQIEVAELQTDRDEALRRTRKLQAQIIDQINNGDN, from the exons ATGATAACCCCAAATGACCCGGCATTTCGACAATTCACCCCTGATCCGGTAGACCACGATCTGCCAGGGTCGACGATGACCCCTTCTCTCGACTCCCCCGGTGTCTTCACTGTTTCGTCAGTCGCGAGATCAAGCACCGTAGCGACTTCGATCGAGTCAAGACAGTCCATCCAAAGCCTCCAGTCCCCAAAGGGCTCCTTTGCGCCTCACCCTCATTCTCCCAGCAGTCCTGCCTTTCTTTCATCTCCCATTCGCAGGAAACCCCTTCCTCCCAATGTTGCTCCTCTGACCCGTACGGCGGTTGATCACCGGTCGTCCATAACCTCCTCTCCTTCTGCCGCCACCAGGACCACCACAAGAACAACAATCACAAACAATACACCCTCTTCGGCTTGCCTACAACAGGAGCAGTTCACCCTGAGGGATCTTGATAA GTATCCTCACGGCCAGAGTCCTCTACATACGCCACACGGTTCCATCACAGCCTTTCCGACCGCAGATATACCAAAACCAAGAGTTGCCAATGTCTCCCCATTCGAGAATATACATACTCGCATTGCTAGCCAGCCGTTAATACCAACAACCCACCGTGATCTACCTCCACAACAAGGGAAGGAACCGAAACGAGCACTGACCATGGCGCTTCATCTCCCTTCAAGCCGGCCTCCTCCCTTGCGGATCGACCTCAATTCGCGTAAGATGTCATCGGGTTCTAGCGACTACAACAAACAGCTTCCTAAAACTCCCGGTAGCAAAATCACCTCATTCTTCGGCTGGAAGAGCGCCGCTTCTCCTGGTACTGAATCAAATAGCACGGAAATATCGGATTCTATTCTATCTCCAATGCCATCCCCGATGATAGCATCCACTCAACCGTCTGCACAATCATCTAGATTCCCTTCGCGGGACTCGTTTGGTGCTCCATCCCCTAAGATGTTGCCTTCGCGGGCACATACGATGCCAGCAGAGCATGCCATCAGCTCGAAGGTAGCAGACCTCGAAAATGAACTGCGCGAGATAAGTTGCGAACTGGCAGGCTCGATACGGAGGGAAATGGATTTGGAGGACTTAGTTGAGCGGTTGCAGACGGAAATGAGTATACCTGACGGGCATCGTCGCGGCAGCGACTACTTTTCCGACTCTGGCTATGGCTCCGTTAAATATCCTCTGAGTGAGAATGGAATGGGTAAAGGAGAAGAGATTGAGAAGATGAAGCGATCATATGAACAGGAGCGAGCCCAGATGAAACTCGACTTGTCCCAAAAACTTCAGGAGGAGAGATCTCGCCGACAGGTTGCCGAATCTCACGTACATATATTGGAGGGCCAAGTGCACCAG CTCCGACGGGAGAAAGTAGATACCTCAAATGCAGCTGCTCGAGCAAAGGAACTCGAAACTGCTCTAGAAGATACGCGTCGGCGGCTAACAGAGGAAAGACAGTTGAAAGATAACTTTGAAGACCTTCTCACTGCCATGAGGGTGGAGTTGGAGCAGCATCGAAATGAGCGAGATCAGCTTCAGAGTCGCATGCAACAAGAGATAGAAGCTCTTCGGAATGAAAACTCTCTCCTGAGCCAAAGCCGGAAAATGATCACCGATACGCAACCCCAGCAGTCTCGCTTCAATTCCATAGCcgaagaagatggagaacCCCCTATGCGAATATCTGGCCTCTCGAGGTCCAATTCCCTCGCAAGAATTCCCCCAAGCCGGTCAGGTGGTTTGTCAAGATCAGGGTCTCTATCCCGCCCGAGCTCCATGATTGGAAAAGAACGCGATTTTCGAGAATCACTGGTGGATCGGGTAAAGGACGTCGAAATGCAACGCGACGCTCTCCATCAAACTGTCAAAAGCCTCCTTGAGCGTCAAAATTATCTGGCCAAACAACATCAAAAGCGTGTTCGAGTATTAGAGCTGGAGATAGACCGTATCAAACAATCTAACTCGCCACGCAGACCAGGATATGAGCGAGAAGTTATAACTTTGAGAGAAGAAATTAATATCCTCAGGCGGCGCGCAGACGACGCTTTGGAACAGAAATGGCAGTGCGAGAAGGGCCTAGCCGGCTTAAAAATGGACCTTGACCGCGCAGAGCAAGAGACGAGTTCCTTGCGAGCCCTCCTCCTCGAACACGCCGTTAATCCTGCGGACCATGGCCTTGAAGCAGATGACCTAAGCGATTTCCATGCCACGTCTAAGTCTCTTGAGGATGCGTACAGGCAACTCCAGTCCAATAGACAAGGACGTTTCGTCTCTGCAGATGACTCCGACTTAGAGGATGCCCTCGTTCGTCAAGTGCTACAGCAAGTTGCGATGAACAGTGCACTTCGCAATAGGCTGGCTCAGGCTATTGGCCAAGGTGAACAGGAACAAAAAATTTCAGCCGAAAGAATCAATGAGATGCAGGCCAAGCTAAAGCTGCTTGAGGAGACATTAATTTTGGCGCAGCAGCAGTCCGAAGATGAAATGGCTAAgcatgaacaagaaatttTAGCCTTGAATGAGAGCCACAATGCTCAGCTTTTACGTGCTAAAAACGGAGTGCGGAGTCCAGCGCTATTGTCGCCTCTTCTTCCAACCTCACCTTTCTCTGGTCCGCGATCCCCACGCCTCCAGGTCACCACTAGTGGACCTGGTGTTGCATTGAACGAGGCCGTTCACGTTTCAAGCCTTGAGGCGAAAGTGAAGGAGCTTGAAAAAGCTTTGCGAGATGCGGATAAGGAGATGGAGCAAGTTGTGGGCAGAATGAATAAGGCCCAGATTGAGGTCGCGGAACTCCAAACCGATAG AGACGAGGCACTCCGTCGGACGAGGAAGCTTCAAGCCCAAATCATTGACCAAATCAACAATGGTGATAACTGA
- the VMA13 gene encoding H(+)-transporting V1 sector ATPase subunit H (EggNog:ENOG410PKVG~COG:C~TransMembrane:1 (o131-148i)~BUSCO:6356at33183), whose amino-acid sequence MSLDSPTYLNSLQNNIRARPIPWEGAVRAGSITEEQLRRVKAVDKVRKDQRQKAVEKDLSAYTNLLAGGSSGKGILESAARRADIIQYVLVLAGDLINDAPALKKALLEDQGSYRHFLPLLQHSSTPEDPIPLLASCFLINLISASLLSSQKTRRKDEEALPRLFSYLATLTKNADTGLQDIGVQGFSELLRTSRSRELFWDHRAATVEPLMDILRAAAGSGKDNGSTTLAGSSARTAEMKIGGGVGIQLLYHVLIVIWELSFEGKLVGDQLESDHEIIALYAHLLRISPKEKTTRLLVYTLLNILSTNKTSLLPVAVFVGLPSLLTTMGARHYVDEDLLEAMQSLSDMLEEYTKTQTTFDTYAAEVMSGHLRWSPPHKNTTFWRENARRILDEERGQLPKKLAEILSKSWETDKQVLAIACHDVGCLVREVPERRHQLEKLGLKARVMELMADRDESVRWESLRAVGEWLRYTFDN is encoded by the exons CAGGCGGGTCAAGGCTGTCGATAAGGTGAGGAAAGATCAAAGGCAAAAAGCGGTTGAAAAGGATTTGAGCGCCTATACAAACCTTCTCGCTGGTGGAAGCTCCGGGAAGGGTATCTTAGAGTCTGCCGCCAGGCGCGCCGACATCATCCAGTATGTTTTGGTGCTTGCCGGGGATCTAATCAACG ATGCTCCGGCTCTCAAGAAAGCACTGCTCGAAGACCAGGGAAGCTACCGACATTTCCTTCCTCTACTCCAGCACTCTTCCACCCCCGAAGACCCGATCCCACTTTTAGCCTCGTGCTTCTTAATCAACCTCATCTCCGCCTCCTTGCTTTCCTCCCAGAAAACCAGGCGGAAGGATGAAGAAGCCCTTCCGCGACTTTTCTCGTATCTTGCGACATTAACCAAAAATGCGGACACCGGCCTTCAGGATATTGGTGTGCAGGGCTTTTCAGAGCTCTTAAGGACGTCACGATCTAGGGAGTTGTTTTGGGACCACAGGGCGGCTACTGTGGAACCGCTTATGGACATTTTGCGCGCTGCTGCAGGGTCTGGGAAAGACAACGGATCTACCACCCTCGCTGGAAGCAGCGCCCGAACGGCTGAAATGAAGATTGGAGGCGGTGTAGGGATCCAGCTCCTGTATCATGTGCTCATCGTGATCTGGGAGCTTAGCTTTGAGGGTAAGCTGGTCGGTGACCAGCTAGAATC GGATCATGAAATTATCGCTCTTTATGCACATCTTTTGCGAATTTCTCCGAAAGAGAAAACCACTCGTCTGCTTGTCTACACGCTTTTGAACATCCTTTCCACCAACAAGACATCTCTACTCCCCGTGGCCGTGTTCGTCGGCCTCCCTTCCTTGTTGACTACCATGGGTGCTCGACACTATGTCGATGAAGATCTTCTTGAGGCTATGCAATCTCTATCTGATATGCTCGAAGAATATACCAAAACACAAACTACCTTCGATACATATGCCGCGGAAGTTATGTCAGGCCATTTAAGATGGTCCCCGCCTCACAAGAATACAACCTTCTGGCGTGAAAACGCCCGCCGCATCCTCGACGAAGAGCGTGGGCAGCTACCAAAAAAGCTTGCTGAAATTCTATCGAAGAGCTGGGAGACGGATAAGCAAGTGCTGGCAATCGCATGCCACGATGTTGGTTGTCTGGTACGGGAAGTTCCGGAACGTCGTCATCAACTCGAAAAGCTGGGCCTTAAGGCTCGGGTTATGGAGCTGATGGCCGACCGGGACGAATCCGTTAGATGGGAAAGCTTGAGAGCTGTTGGGGAATGGTTGAGATATACCTTTGACAACTGA